The Micromonospora sp. NBC_00421 DNA window GGCCCGGGCCGCGGCGGGCCGTGGGCGCGACTGATCGCGCTGCCGCACGCCGGCGGCTGGCCGTCGGCGTTCCGCACCTGGCGGCCGGTGCTGCCGGCGGGGGTCGAGCTGCTGGTCGCCCAGTTGCCCGGCCGGGGGCTGCGGGCCGGCGAGCGGCCGCTGCGCCGGGTGGCCCCGCTCGTCGACGGCCTCAGCCGCGCCGTCGCGGAGCTGCCACCGCTGCCGTACGCGGTCGTCGGGCACAGCTTCGGCAGTGTGCTGGGCTACGAGCTGACCCGGGCGATGGAGCGGCTCGGCCGGCCGCCCCGGCTGCTCACGGTGTCGGCCCGCCAACCGCCGTGCTTTCCCAGCGAGCCGCCGTTCGCGCACCGCCGGACCGACGCCGAGCTGCTGGAACACCTGGTGGAGATCGGCGGGATCGGCCCGGAACTGCTGCACCGGGGGGACCTGGTGCGGCCCGCGCTGGCCGCGATCCGGGCCGATCTCGAAGCCATGGAGACCTACCGTCGACCGCCGACCGGGGTGGCGGTGCCGATCCTGTCGCTGGGCGCGGTGGACGACCCGGTGGTCGTCGCCGACCGGCTGCACCTGTGGTCGCTGGAGACGACGGGGGCCTTCACCCGCCGGATGTTCACCGGCGGCCACTTCTACCTGTACGCGCCGGACACCGCAGCCACCATCGCGGAACATCTTTTACCGCTTTGTTTCCCCCATCTGGCGGAACATCAAGAAATGTCCCACCCCAGTGCGACCCTGTCGCGCTGACCACTCCGCACGATCCAGAGAGGAACCACCTTGGGCACCACGAGCGAACCGCAGCACCGGGCGAGCCCCCGGGAATGGCTGGGCCTGGCAGTGCTGGCACTGCCGACGCTGCTGCTCTCCATCGACATGAGCGTCCTGCACCTCGCGGTGCCGCACATCAGCGAGAGCCTGCTGCCCAGCGCGCCGCAGATGTTGTGGATCATCGACATCTACGGCTTCATGATCGCCGGCCTGCTGGTGACCATGGGCACGCTCGGCGACCGCATCGGCCGGCGTCGGCTGTTGCTGATCGGTGCCGCCGCGTTCGGGGTCGCCTCGGTGATCGCCGCGTACGCCGACAGCCCCGCCATGCTGATCGCCGCGCGCGCCGTGCTCGGCATCGCCGGCGCCACCCTGATGCCGTCCACCCTCGCGCTGATCAGCAACATGTTCCAGGACGCGAAGCAGCGGGGGATCGCGATCGCCGTCTGGGTCACCATGTTCTCCGTCGGCATCGCGCTCGGCCCGGTGGTCGGCGGCGCGTTGCTGGAGTACTTCTGGTGGGGCTCGGTCTTCCTGCTGAACGTGCCGATCATGGCGGTGCTGCTGCTGGCCGGCCCGCGCCTGCTGCCCGAGTACCGGGACGCCGACGCCGGCCGGCTCGACCTGACCAGCGTGGCGCTGTCCCTGGCTACCATCCTGCCCGTCATCTACGGCCTCAAGGAGCTGGCCAAG harbors:
- a CDS encoding thioesterase II family protein, yielding MNGWLMRVGAGLRHPVDGGSRPAGPGRGGPWARLIALPHAGGWPSAFRTWRPVLPAGVELLVAQLPGRGLRAGERPLRRVAPLVDGLSRAVAELPPLPYAVVGHSFGSVLGYELTRAMERLGRPPRLLTVSARQPPCFPSEPPFAHRRTDAELLEHLVEIGGIGPELLHRGDLVRPALAAIRADLEAMETYRRPPTGVAVPILSLGAVDDPVVVADRLHLWSLETTGAFTRRMFTGGHFYLYAPDTAATIAEHLLPLCFPHLAEHQEMSHPSATLSR